tacgccgaaagttcggttttcctcctgctgtacagggaagaaagtctaacttttccttcctgggtactgacaagtgtgCATGCGcattagtgtctacgtctgctctcacgcacctaaaattctccgccattgttgtgctcgggtaatttgaaatattgtgtttagtgtacctaaaagtgaaataaacaaaaggcaataaaatttaatagtgaagtattaagcAAAGATGAGTTCGTCAagcagttcttattcaattagtactaaatttatttaaaaattaaaaaaaagttaaacggtttttttttacgagCAACCtccgccagggcttcgcccctgaaCCCCGGCTCGATACTCCACGGGTGCTAAGTTTTTTATAatgtcgaactttcggcctggtaggagaaaaaatagtatgtactATTCCCATCAACAAATTTTGATACGGTAGGTAGTAAATATTTCGTTTGTATGAATCCTCTTGTGAGATTGTTACGAGCGATAAGAAAAagtatagatatttttatacgactttaatataatataaaaaaaaatcataatttactTACTGTAGATACGGATACTAAATACATAATCGACACTATAAGTGTCATCGATTATAACTAGCTAAGCTAGGATCTGAATTACTCGTATTGAACCATGAAGTTAAATCAGAAGTTTTGAATTTTGGAACAAGCATCAAATTCTCTTTGTATACACACTCGCTAGTTCATAAATGAGTTTGACGATGACAAAGTACATTTAAATTTGCACCAAAACAGATCGTGCATAAAATTGTGAGCCCGTACAAAAAATACAgaaattacttaatttatttctaaaggcaaagcaataaaaaaataaaaaataattaaaggttGGCTATTGCCAGTCACGACTCAGAATTATTTTGCTAGCATAGCGTTAATGTCAGATAAGCTTTTTCCTTTGGTCTCCGGCACGACATAGATGGTGAAGATGACGCCAACCAAGTCAAAGACAGCGAACATCCAGAAAGCGTAATGGATGCCGACGTTTACTGCTAGGTAAGAATAAATGCTGGTGGTTATCAGACCGGAGCCATTGGCGACTGTCAAACCTAGAGAGGTGCCTAGCCCACGCATTTTCGGACTAAACATTTCCCCTGCTAGAGCGTGTGGTATTATTGTCAGACCTGAAACcagaaatatttatttggtaAAGTAAAATCAAAGTCGTTTATAAAGGATCACATGAGTACGGTCACAGTCGACTGAGTGGTTTAGACAGAGCATCAAAATTTGTGCCATCCAACCATTTAACATTGACATAAGCAAACCAATAAAGTTCCAAGTATTAGAAGTCAGCAACAAAAGGGTACTTCGCGACACAGTACAGTGTTATGGCTGTCACTTATTACACCCCTGACCTAGGTCACACAGTACGGTCAAAATTCTAGACACGTGAATGAAGCTGATGAGGCCTCTACAATGCCATACACAATTGATCCATAACAGAAAACAAACTATAGCGAAGAAAATCCGTAGAAGAGTGGACAGCTCACAGTCTAcccaagtctcaattgtatcgtATTTGCATTGCTCCTTCGTCGTGGAAATAATTAGTGTAGTAAATGAGGACAGTTTCgcgaaaaatacatatttaaatatttttttctttacaatttcaaatttatGATTCAAAATTTAGTAAATTCTTACCAACGCTGTACGTAAACAGAGCTGCAACTAAAGCAGTAAGCGGTAACCAGCCCAGGGATCCAACAGACTCCGGAAACATTtgtcgaaaataaaaataagttccTAAAGCAgtctgaaaaaaaattaagcgaGGTGTTAAGAAATTCCCAGAAACATTTAGATACCTTAAAGAAacagaatatttattatttgaacaGGAAATTATTTAAGATCTCCGAAACGAATTATATGTTTGTGATGATAAGTCTTCACGAATAACCTTGTGAATGATTTTTGACAAATAATTGTCCGCTATCGATATTGCGCAATATTGAGCATCAAATAAACTTCTGAGGCTCAATCAGAACACGGAATACTAAGTTCATTTTAGTTATAAAGTATAAGCTAATCGGAATCAAGTTCGACTTGTACTCTAGTTAGATCCGTACCCGATGGTTAGCTTACTAGTCGACGGAATTGTTTGAGAACAACCATCTCGTAGACGCGTGAACCAAccaacggcccacctgatgcttaATAATTAACGGAGTATATAGATATCATAATATAAAACAGACCGAATATTAGCGTCTACCTGTGTAGgttcaaaagaggtcctaccactagtaattacgcaaattatgatttttgcgggtttgacttatAATATCGTAAAAGTCTTCATGGGCATTTGTCAAGTAAGTATTTCAATACAAATTTTCTTGGGGCGTATTGGGAGGCCACaagggcaggtaccaccatctacctatttctgccatgaagcagcaatgcgttttggTCTGCACGGTGGGAGGAGGCGTTGTACTATAACTGAGACAAAACTtttgcctcaaggtgggtagaagtatttacgttgttgatgtccatgggcaccggtaacctcttaacaacGGCAGATGGGCCGCTAGCTCACcaacccatataagcaatttaaaatGAGCACACATGAATGTACTTAGTCAATTGTCACCCGATTAATATTGATACATGACAAAAATTGGATTTCCTAATAATTCTTACCATTGCCAGACAGCACCCTCCTGCTGAAAACAACAAAAGCACCTTCCTTCCATACCTATCCACGACAAATGGCGAGATTAAGCTTCCCGTCAGATTAGTAACGCCAACTATCATGGTCGCAACTGCCGGTTCAACTGATGAGCCGGCTAATTTGAAAATTGCTGTTGCATTTAATATAACAGCTATAACACCGCTTGCTTGTTCGATTATATATAATGGAATAATAATCAGGAGTGCTCTTCTGTTACTCCTCTGAAACAGTTCAAGCCATTTCCTTTTTCCTTGTGCGTTCTCTTTTGCATTTTGAAGCATAATTTTCAGTTCGTAATTTACATCTTTGCTGCGACCAAAGTAATTTAGAGCCTTTTTGGCTGATTCTTCGTCGCCTGGAAATtgaatgtaattattaattaaaattacagctATCACGCTATTTGCTTGTTcaactatttattattgaacGATAATTGGAAACGCTTTTCTGTTAGTCTtctcaaataataaaaagtttttttttatttttattgcttagatggttggacgagctcacagcccacctggagtaaagtggttactggagcccatagacatctacaacgtaaatgcgccacccatcttgagatataagttctaagatctcagtatagttacaacgactgccctacccttcaaaccgaaacgcattactgcttcacggcggaaataggcagggcggtggtacctacccgcgcggacacacaagaggtcctaccaccagtaaagctatTTCAGTTTATTTCTCGGTTGTGGTTTAAGATTATGAAGCATAAAGTTAAGTTTCTTATcgattattaatacgcttttattagcttcagacgtatgtatgttagtatgtaacggaatctttgaacatgattttgatcccattcaaaacgtcggattaactggaaatttggtatacttattaaggaccgatgacaattcaatactataaaaaatttttaaaattgaaattcaaattaaaaatgaaaaataaataatagtttaaaaaaactaaagtttAAAAGTCTAAAAAAGTGTGGGGTtcatggtatcagtagctataaatattttacgaacagatatgagtagaagggttattttgataataccctgaaaagcaccccacgcttttattacaacaaaatcatttcttcttatactatttttaattcaaatttattaaaatttattttctattttttagttagattttctgtaaaagcgtattttttttgtttttttaaactattatttattcttttatgaaggtatgttaaaataaaaacatacctacccttaataacaaaatacactGGAGATTCGTTCAAGAAGAAGCTGAGCgcaatgaatattattattaaaattataggcACGAATCCAAACTGGAGGTAGGAGAGGTACGGACCCAAACAGAAGCCGATCAAACAACCTGTGCATTGGAAAATGCTCAATGACGTCATAATAATTCCTCTAATATTTGGCGATCTAAAATAACAAGCGTATAGTTATATAGttgaataaaaagaaaacttagAAGACAAAAAGACCAGTGTTGCCCATAAGAGTCATTGATCTCTGCcaaatgaagaaaataaattaactgcAGTGTATTTACACACATGCACAAACACACAcgtatatacaaatatataaatatataggcgctactaaatataataaacatttacattaaatatgAGTTTGGTTTTAAGAAatcatttatgtatgtatttcaacACAGTATTAATAAGTATATCTATGTGATAATCGACTTTTATTAGATACAGCTTACCGAAGTACTAATTACTACCTGCCAATCTATAAAGCATTTGTCATCAGCTGAACACCAGAAATCTTCAAGAGTTGATTCAACTCTTGCCGAGTTATTCAAATttcgattatattcaaatcgtaaccaaaaatgttcgattttttttattgcttagatgggtggacgagctcacagcccacctggtattcagtggttactggagcccatagacatctacaacgtaaatgcgccacccaccttgagataagttctaaggtctcagtatagttacaacggctgcaccacccttcaaaccgaaacgcattactgcttcacggcagaaataggcagggtggtggtacctacccgtgcggattcacaagaggtcctaccaccagtgatttgtaattttatagtATACAAAAACAGTGAAAGAACTTACGTAAtctctccgacatatatataaatgagtATTTGTATGAAGCCCAAACTGAAGCCGACGAGGAGACGTCCAGCAATTATCATACTCGTGGACACCGCCAAAGTTAATATTAAATacgaaaaacaataaataaacccGCCAagtataaaacaatatttacgaCCAATATGATTTGATAAGTAACTGGAAACGTATGCACCTGGAAAATGACATTAAGCTTTGATTAatagtgttacgccggtaaaagtaacgccatctctcgccgaatagtcaaacgaatgtcgaaggatctagtaggatctagaacgctcgagaagtataacgccatctattgtcagatagcgcaaacacaatactcgacttgtgtggaatattctcgataattctagcgATGtgatatcggctataaaagcgttgcacagatggcacgcagtcactcagtaatcggaactactcgaagcgaaacagcgaacggatcacctgaagcgaagcggaagaagcgaattttaaagtgttttaaaagtttaaagaagagttttaaagtgtttttttgagtgttttaagtgttctatgtgttgaatacagtgttaAGTTGTAATACGGTAGAATTATAagtatttatcccgaaccccagtgcgTAACAATGGTTTACTTACACACACTTTTACTAATTTAGTTTGTACGCATATTTCTTGGTATGCAACGCGATCTATAAACGTCGTTTTCACCGACTCCAATACGttcgttttatttgaaaattttcacacGCATCGAGTACCGATGACAAAACAATAACTTTATAACTTTGTTCTAATATAATGACCAGTACACACGAgacaaaaaaatttgaaattagttATTACTTCGGTTTGCTAAttatgcgtgtttttttttgttacttttaaaaataatacaacaatATTACACAATTACAACAAATTTGAATATTCTGTTACGatggtcaataaaaaaatgttaaacgtGATTAATATAAAAACGTAATAGTAGGTCTATTTCTGTCTGTGTCTCACGCAAAACGGAAAAAAATAAAGACAGTGGTTGGTACCTCCTCGTGAGGATTCACAAATGAACTCATAAGTTTTTGACTCGGAATAATCTTAGAGTCTTAGATATTTCTCAAACGAACCAAGCATGATTTCTGTacaaaaatatctattattatcaaaaccctaactttactattaaaaaaaatataaacgataTAACCTAGACAGAAATCACTTTAATTATAaccaacaatgtaaattaactaaggttaacaaaatgcaactaaatcttgacaacaactaaactttgacaataataactttgaataataaaatacaacgaTTGTGCAACGATGTGAACGTCCGTCCGTCCCGACTGTCGCAAGCAAAAGAGAGCGATGCCTTGCGCCAACGCGCCTCGAGCCCAAACGCGCCCCTCCAACAACATCTCGCCACGCGCCCTCCCGACATCACACCATCCTTGACGTCACTTAGGCCACGCCTCCaatgtcatcatcatcttctAACACGGCCTCTCCTGACGGCGGAGCGTCCTCGCCCGCATTAATAGGTCCGTCTAGAGGTACTATGTCGTCATGGTGGTGTGATGAACCGGCGACAATACCTTCCTCAGAGCTATTCTCATCACCTAtaaaatagattgtttgcaTTAAAAATGACACACAGAAATGCAATATTATGTTGCTGACCGTTGGGAAGTTGTTGTTCAGTGACAATTTCCGTAGCATGTCTTCACAAATTCTTCCagtggcagagccctcaggttgcCCGAGACAGTGACCGCAGTATATCTCAAAATAAGTTAATGTCTTATTGTATACagtggcagagccctcaggttgcCCGAGACAGTGACCGCAGTATATCTCATAATAAGCTAATGTATACagtggcagagccctcaggttgcCCGAGACAGTGACCGCAGTATATCTCATAATAAGCTAATGTATACagtggcagagccctcaggttgcCCGAGACAGTGACCGCAGTATATCTCATAATAAGCTAATGTATACagtggcagagccctcaggttgcCCGAGACAGTGACCGCAGTATATCTCATAATAAGCTAATGTATATCTCAGCAGAAGCATATCTCTTCCAGCTACGTCAGAGCTTGCATCAACAAGGTCACCCTCTgtaacgtaacaaaaaaaaattacacccaGACCTGAATGCTCTAAAACTTTCTAAAATTTAGAATCCCTACTACAGACGCAAGCGTGCACTCTTACATCTGCAGCGAGGACGAGCCAAAGATAAACATTTGAAGTGAGAAGAATAGATATCGCACAACTGTCCCAAACTGCGCAATTTGAGACACCTGCACAATTCCTTTACTGAGTTAGCCCGTACAGGAAACGTCTAAAACAGTAGCGCGCTGTTGTCTGCAATATTCACCGATACAGATACTGAACATTACCGACACAACACAGCTAAACAGTAGGGACGCAAAATCCGGCCGAATCCGCATCTACCATACTGctcaaaaaaaataaacgggaagtaaagcaccgtcgtgcccacctcgaccttcacatattaatttcgAAGAAAAGGCTGCATTTCACCGGGGTCCACTCGTAAGGATGATGTGGAAGCAGGGCAGCCGTCCCAGCTCCAGTCTGCTCCCACGATGCGAGGCTGCACCACGTGTGgcgggcgtcccgctcgaccgTCCTGATAGATAATCCGTTGGGTAGTCCGCAGCAGCAGGCCGCAGACTAAGCGACATCACCCTCTGCGTCACTGCCAGTCGTACAGCACCGTGCAGTCGGCGGcatgcgagcaacacgtgcagtatgcacgtcagaagtaggtgagcgcgcgcatgcagcggcacgcgagcaacacgtgcagtatgcacgtctgaagcaggcgagcgcgcgcaggtagcggcacgcgagcagtgcgcgcagtatgcgcgccagaagtagatgagcgcgcgcagccagcggcacgcgagcagtgtgCGCAGCCAGCGGCAAGCGAGCAGTGCgtgcagccagcggcacgcgagcagtgcgcgcagccagcggcacgcgagcagtgcgcgcagccagcggcacgcgagcagttatgcgcgccagaagtagatgagcgcgcgcagccagcggcacgcgaacagtgtgcgcagccagcggcacgcgagcagtgcacGCGGCCAGCGgtacgcgcagtatgcacgtctgaagcaggtgagcgcgcgcaggtagcggcacgcgagcagtatgcacgtctgaagcaggtgagcgcgcgcaggtagcggcacgcgagcagtgcgcgcagtatgcacgtctgaagcaggtgAGCGCGCGCAGGTAGCGGCACCGTGCAGTCGGTGGCACGCGAGCATCTCAtgcagtatgcacgccagaagtagatgaacgcgcgcaggcagcggcacgcgagcaacacgtgcagtctgCACGGCTCTGCGCTCTCCTGCTGGAGCACGGCGCCGACTCGCTACTGACCTCACACGTCGGCGACAACGCCCTGCGTCTGTGAACAAATCAGACAGAAGGCGCCTCTATTGTCAAAGTTTAGATAGCACCTGCAATGCTCCAATAATCCTGTTCGTCACGCCGTCCATCTGCTGACCAGCACTGCTACACACACCCGCCGATTTGCTCGACGCTGTTCCAGGGTACTCAGATGCACATGCGTCACCGCCTTCGACGGAAACCGTTGCTGCTGGAGGCAAAAATAAGTGCGCGTGGCGTTCGGTACAAGAGTGCGACAGCGTATTGCGATCAGACGGTACTGGTAAAGTGGTCATTAATCTCACGATCTCACGAGTATAATTATGTTCCAAACAACGGTTTCACGGAACTATGCCAGGAGACATCCTGCGGCGTAGGTGTCTTGCTCTTCCTACACACAGCACGATCGCGACGATAATAATTGCAACAAACTCCTAAATCAAGAATTCGAGCGGTCATGACAGCGTCGATGAGATTGATCACGCTTGCATTTTCTAGATCGACGTCCCGTCATATTTCAAAAGCACgtggttttattatttttacctcTACCTGTacttgactttgacatttcgACTTTGTTTTAGAACAATGTTTCAGAATAGCACAGTAGGCTTAAGGATACACACAAAGATATGAAAACTTTATgcgtatcccacttctgatattatCAAAACCCTAactttactattaaaaaaaaatataaacgataTAACCTAGACAGAAATCACTTTAATTATAaccaacaatgtaaattaactaaggttaacaaaatgcaactaaatcttgacaacaactaaactttgacaataataactttgaataataaaatacaacgaTTGTGCAACGATGTGAACGTCCGTCCGTCCCGACTGTCGCAAGCAAAAGAGAGCGATGCCTTGCGCCAACGCGCCTCGAGCCCAAACGCGCCCCTCCAACAACATCTCGCCACGCGCCCTCCCGACATCACACCATCCTTGACGTCACTTAGGCCACGCCTCCaatgtcatcatcatcttctaacactatcaatatgtaattgctgttttttttttattgcccttgtttgcagatgagcatacggcccacctgatggcgagtggttaccgtcgcccatggacttcagcaatgacaggggcagagccaagccgctgcccaccgtaAAAGGTTGATACGTTATTACGGTGTCTCTGGTATTTGATGCTCTTCgcaaattacaataaaacattcACGTTACTCAGCAAATTTTCTACTTGGACCTTATGTCTTGAAGTTAATGACGGAATTCACATTGTGTCTGGCTACAATggtacaattaataataatacccaCCAACAATACCAATGAACATGATATTTGTGATCAAGACTACTTCAGTCTCAGTGGCAACACGAGAGAGCGGTGTC
The sequence above is drawn from the Bombyx mori chromosome 26, ASM3026992v2 genome and encodes:
- the LOC101737464 gene encoding facilitated trehalose transporter Tret1 isoform X2 — its product is MSGGRVARCCWRGAFGLEARWRKASLSFACDSRDGRTFTSLHNRAYVSSYLSNHIGRKYCFILGGFIYCFSYLILTLAVSTSMIIAGRLLVGFSLGFIQILIYIYVGEITSPNIRGIIMTSLSIFQCTGCLIGFCLGPYLSYLQFGFVPIILIIIFIALSFFLNESPVYFVIKGDEESAKKALNYFGRSKDVNYELKIMLQNAKENAQGKRKWLELFQRSNRRALLIIIPLYIIEQASGVIAVILNATAIFKLAGSSVEPAVATMIVGVTNLTGSLISPFVVDRYGRKVLLLFSAGGCCLAMTALGTYFYFRQMFPESVGSLGWLPLTALVAALFTYSVGLTIIPHALAGEMFSPKMRGLGTSLGLTVANGSGLITTSIYSYLAVNVGIHYAFWMFAVFDLVGVIFTIYVVPETKGKSLSDINAMLAK
- the LOC101737464 gene encoding facilitated trehalose transporter Tret1 isoform X1, with translation MLKRTLKRILRHCISAVRIQVLIMTVQTLNCVWKQYMSAAILNIIQMVNGFSVSWSASMVLKLIDAKTTPLSRVATETEVVLITNIMFIGIVGAYVSSYLSNHIGRKYCFILGGFIYCFSYLILTLAVSTSMIIAGRLLVGFSLGFIQILIYIYVGEITSPNIRGIIMTSLSIFQCTGCLIGFCLGPYLSYLQFGFVPIILIIIFIALSFFLNESPVYFVIKGDEESAKKALNYFGRSKDVNYELKIMLQNAKENAQGKRKWLELFQRSNRRALLIIIPLYIIEQASGVIAVILNATAIFKLAGSSVEPAVATMIVGVTNLTGSLISPFVVDRYGRKVLLLFSAGGCCLAMTALGTYFYFRQMFPESVGSLGWLPLTALVAALFTYSVGLTIIPHALAGEMFSPKMRGLGTSLGLTVANGSGLITTSIYSYLAVNVGIHYAFWMFAVFDLVGVIFTIYVVPETKGKSLSDINAMLAK
- the LOC101737464 gene encoding facilitated trehalose transporter Tret1 isoform X3, whose amino-acid sequence is MIIAGRLLVGFSLGFIQILIYIYVGEITSPNIRGIIMTSLSIFQCTGCLIGFCLGPYLSYLQFGFVPIILIIIFIALSFFLNESPVYFVIKGDEESAKKALNYFGRSKDVNYELKIMLQNAKENAQGKRKWLELFQRSNRRALLIIIPLYIIEQASGVIAVILNATAIFKLAGSSVEPAVATMIVGVTNLTGSLISPFVVDRYGRKVLLLFSAGGCCLAMTALGTYFYFRQMFPESVGSLGWLPLTALVAALFTYSVGLTIIPHALAGEMFSPKMRGLGTSLGLTVANGSGLITTSIYSYLAVNVGIHYAFWMFAVFDLVGVIFTIYVVPETKGKSLSDINAMLAK